DNA from Bacillus sp. Marseille-P3661:
TTGATCAAGGACGTCATTGAATGTATTGATAACTTATTAATTGATCTCTACCAAATCGTTTTAAAAATTTATAAAATGTCTCACGCGTTTTACCTAATGTTGAATAAACAGCGATTATCTTTTCTACTGCATCGTACAGTTCCTCTGGTGTTAGATTCTCCATCAGCAAGGAACCCACCTCAGCGTCGTTTCCTTTAGCCTTCCCCCCAACGTATAAGTTGTAATGATCCCTCATTTTCATAATTCCTATATCGCTTAACAGGGGTTCACCACACCCGACAGGGCAACCAGTGTAAGCAACCTTTAAGGTAAAGGGTACGGGCTTTCCTGCTATACGACGATTTAACTCTTTTGCTACTGGCATTCCTTCCTCTTCTTCACCTTTACAAAAATTACAGGTTCTTAGACTCTTAACGAAGTTTCCAACTGGATAACAAACTAAACCAACTCTTTGGAATTCATCAATTATTTCTTCCTTCCTATCTTCTGGAACTTCTATATAAAGCTGTTGGAAAGTAGTTAATTCAAGTTCCTCATCGTCTTCTATATATTTTGCGATTGTTAAAAGCTGTTTGGAAGTTAGTTTTGCACCAAATCCTATCCCTCCATTTACAGCTACTTTAATCATCTTAACGTTGTTCAACATATTCGCCTTTCTTTCATAAAACTATACAGTGGTATAGTATATTTAAATATAAAACTAATACCTGCTTAGTTGCAGGCTGTATTTTATACTTATAAATTCTTAGAACCATTATACCAACCATGGGTATATTTATATTTGAAAGATAAACGTGTTTTTTTCATCAATCTTTCAATTGTCAGAAGAACTTCATCCAATACTTCTGTATCACCTTCATTAATTCTTTGCAATTCACCGCTTTATTTTCATCCATTTTTATCGGCCCTTGCACCTAATATACTATACCCAAGTATGTAAAGGGGTTTTTTTCAGCTAAATTATTTTGTTTATGGTAGGTTGTAGGTAGTTACTTTTCATCTAGCTGCCCTTTAGCATAATAATTTCCACAACAAAAGGCGCCTGTTTTTAACAGTGTTACAGTAACGATCAGAACAGATAGAACTGCAATTATAAATAAAATAATGGAAAGAAATAATGGCAAAAAAATGATTTTACGGACTTTCCAACGTAGCTCCCCTTCATGTCCTTAATGCCTTCTAACCTGCCACAAACGTTTTAGATGAGTTGCTTATGAACATAATATAAGTTTCCTTTATGAACTCAGTATGAATTGGTAAGGGAAAAAAATGAAAAATTTATTTTAAAGCAAGGGAAAAACGCTCAGATAATTCATTACTCTGAACGCCGATAAGATTTAGTCATTTAGTTATTTGTTAATGTTTACCAATGAGTTATACTATTATAGGAGATTAGTAAGGGCTGATCATGGCCAAATAACTATATTCCATACTCATCAGAAATATATATCATACAGGAGGCAGTGGTATTGATTAGAGAGTTATACACAAAGCGATTGCATTTAAGAAAAATGATAATGACAGATGCACCTAAATTATTTCAAATATGGTCTGACCCTCAAGTAACAGAATTCATGAACATTACTAGTTTCACAAACGAAAACCAAGCTATAGAAATGATCAACCTACTAGATAAGCTAGCCCGTGATAAAAAAGCTATACGTTACTCCATCATTCAGCTAGAAACGAATGAATTAATCGGTTCTTGCGGATTTAATGTACTAGACTATGAAAATAGTAAAACTGAAATAGGTTACGACATAGGTAAACCTTATTGGGGTAACGGTTACGCTCCAGAGGCTATTTCTGCATTAATTAAGATAGCGTTTTATACCCTAAACCTAAATAGAGTGGAAGCAAAAGTTGAGCCGGCAAACATAAACTCGATTAAAGTCTTACAAAAATTAAAGTTTACTTTTGAAGGTACACTTAGACAAGCGGAGAAATCAAAGGGAAAATTTATAGATCTTCATATCTACTCAAAGCTAAAATCAGATTAAATTCTTCATGATATTCACCTACTGATGTTACTTACTATCCAATACTATCCTATCCTTAAACGTTAAAAAGCCGAAATCGCCAATATGTGATTTCGGCTGCTAGTCTGTATTTTATTAATCTATCATCTTACTTAATAACTTGTTTTGGTATTGTAATGGTAAACTTTGCCCCTCCGTCAGGGCCCTCAGCTACTTCAATATTCCCGTAATGCAAATCAATGATTTGTTTCACGATGGATAAACCGAGCCCGTTTCCTTTTATTGAAGTGTCTCGGGATCTATCAACTTTATGGAAGGGTTTAAAAATATCCTTTCGTTCTTCTTCAGGTACACCTATACCACTATCAGTAATTGAGACAGTTAAGATATTATTTTCTTCTGAAGCTTCAACTACAATTCTCCCTTGCACCGGGGTAAATTTGATACTGTTACTGATAATATTTGTCCATACCTGTTTTAAAGCTAGTACTTAATACACCAATCTGTCCTTCCGTTATGAAGGGAGCTCGATTTTAAAATTACCCTGAGCCATCATTTTTCATAGTCGAATTGCTCCGTTCAACACATCATCCTTCATACTCCAATGATTTGAATTCTCTGTTACCCCTCCACTTTAACATCGAGTAAATCCTCAACTTCCTGTTTAAAGTGAATTAAATCAAATAAACTTCTTCCTACTTCAAATTCCACAGTAAATCAAGGTCACTTATAAGGCTATCTTTAAACCTTGCAATAGAAACAAAAACTCGTACATTATGAATTCCATGTTCATTTGATACCTTCAAAATTAGATCACGCTTTTCTTGAAGTACATCATATAATACAATAAATCCCCCGCATTCTTCATTACTCTTAAAACATATTATTTCATGTCTAGAAAAGCGGCTGTACATATTTAACAATTTCCTTTAAAAGAGCATTTTTGTTTATTTAATATTACCCCCTTTAGTTAAGAAAGATTTTATTTCATTTTACTAATTGGTATATCAAAAACTAAAAAATAAAAAATCAATATTGGAATAGAAACCAAATAGGCCACTAAAGGTTTCTTATAGTGCAGCAATAACATTGGAAATAAAGTGACATCAAGTAAGGCTGACCACCAAATATTCCAACCATTATAATAATGGAACAAGCCAATCACAACAAAGAAATACTCAATTCCTATATATAAAGCTATCCAAAGAGAAATATATTTAATCTGCTTTATTCTAGAGTTTTCAGGGAAACGAGAAAGAAATATGACCACAGAACAAGAAAAACCTACAAAAGTTACTGCGAGACTGTTTAATGTGTGAGTTGGTAAGAAAAAGTCACTAAATATCCAGAGAGAATGATTATATGTAAGAACATCATATAATAAAGAAAAAACTATTATATAGAGTATTGTTGAATGATAATTCTTCCAATTCCTCCAATCCCCCCAACGCCAGGCCGCAAGTATCCATATAAACTGACCAATGATATGCATTATATCCCTCGCATCCATTATAATCTTTTCATTAATATTTCTCTCAATTACCCCAATTATTACTTTCTTTAATTCAACCATAAATGAAAAAGCGTCTCAACTTATTATTGAAACGCACCCGGTGTGTAAGTACATTTGTTCACAAATATATTATTCAAGATTAACACTGAATAAATGGATCATTTATCATATATCTTAAAAAGTGTATTGGTTTTCTTCGAATGATACATTGCCATATCTGCATGACGAAGAAGTATATCCATATCCATTCCGTGATCAGGATAAAAGACAACTCCTATACTTGTAGAAACTTCTACAATGGTATTAGCTATATAAATTGGCTGTTTAATGACTTCAGCTATATTATTTGCTAATTCCCTAATTACTTCTTCACTTTTATGTCCAAAGAGAACAATGGCAAATTCATCTCCACCTAATCGGTATACTAGACCAATAGAACCAAGGACTCCAGTAAATCGGGCTGTAACTTTTATGAGTGCAACATCACCAGCTTGATGACCAAAAGAATCATTAATCGGCTTAAGACCATTCAAATCTAAATATATAATGGTAAACGAAGTATCTTTGTTTATCTCTTCTTCTAAGTCGATTTGGAATTTCAGACGGTTTGGTAAATCTGTCAATGTATCATGATAGGCACGATATCGAGTCAGATCCTCTTCTTTCTTTTTTTCAGTAACATCCCAAAATACTATTTGGACGGCAGATTCTCCATTTAATTGAATAGGTATTCCTTTGACTTCAACATCTATCTCTTGACCATCAAACCGAATAAACTTTTGATATAGTGGCGGAAGAATCTGTCCATACTTTTCTATATTATCAATTCTTTTTGAAACACTTATTCTATAATCTGGATGGATAATATTATATATGCGTAATCCAATAATATCTTTTGAATTTTCTGTCCCTAATAAACGTAGCGCCATTGAGTTGGCATATTTAATAGTTCCTTTCTGATGCACCACTATTCCTAATGGTGAGTATTCAACTAATCGTCGATATCGGTCTTCACTTTCTTTTAAAGCCAGTTCCATTTTTTTTCGTTCTGTGATATCACGAAAACTTACCAGGATAGCTTGTGTTCCCATAAAAGAAATAGGTATTGCCGAAAGTACCGCATCTAAAATTTGTCCATTTTTACTCCGAATCTTAAGATCAAAATCAATAAGTGGTTGATTATTTACCAAAATTTCTTGTATAAGCCTATGCGAAATATCTAGCATTGTCGGATCAATAAATTCCTGAATAGACTCCCCTATTATATCTTGCACTGTACTACCTACAAGGTCAGAAACTGATTTATTAGCGTATAATATAATATCTCCATCATGTACTAAGATTGGATCTGGGGTATAGGTTAAGAGGTTCCGAAACCTTTCTTCACTCTCGATCAAATTGAGTTCCAATCGCTTTCTTTCCGTTATTTCTTGAACTTGGGCGATTAGATACAAGGATTTATCTCCTTCTCGAACAATGGAAACCGAAAGCAAAACCCATACAATGTTACCGTTTTTGTGAAAATATCTTTTTTCCATTTCAAAAAACTCTTTTTTCCCCTCAATTAATTCCTGAACCTGCTTGATATCTGCCTCTAAATCATCGGGAAAGGTTATATCTTGAAAAGTAATGGATAGAAGTTCTTTTTCCGAATAGCCTGTAATTTCGGTTAGTGCTGGGTTAACTTTAAGCCAATTTCCGTCTAATGAAACTAAAGCCATACCAATAGGCGAATAGTAAAAAACTTGATCAAATCGATTTATAAAATTTAACATAATACTCCCTCAAATCTAAGTATTTGATTATTTTTAACATTACTCAGTCATAATTGTTGTTACATTTCCTTGAATTTGCATTTTTGCCTTCTGCTTTGATTACCTTCTGTGTATTAATTCTCATGTTTCAATATTATGCATTTATTAATATGTCTTGTCTATTGTCAAGAATACAATTTTGTTATGTTTTTTGTCGTTGAGGAATTTAATCAGTTTCAGTTAAACTGCCACGTTATAACTTCATCCCAAAGAAACGTTAACACCTTTTTGGATTAACACCCTTGTTATGAAAATATCTCCACTTATAATATCTAGAAAAAAATCAAAAATAATAAAGTCAGATAAAATAAGCTAGGGGGTAGAGAATGTTCAATCAAAAAGTATTACGACTGCTTTTAGGTAGTACGATTTTATCAACAATATTTAGCCTTGTTATGATTTCAATGACAGCTTATCATCATTTTACAATAAGACAATTGATTAAGGAGTATAACAGGGAATAACAATCTTTCCAAACCTTTTAAAGAAAAGTCGGAATGTCCCCACTGTTATGCTATCGACTTTTTTGCCCTATTTTCACCTTCACTATTAGCTCAGGATGAACATCAAAAAATAGTCATTAATACTTATTAGTATCTTATCGGGAACGGGGGCTGACATCATGTTTATGGAGCGGTTGGTCCTTGTAGCAATGTGGTTGTTAGGATTTTTGGGCTTTATTCTGTTTATTCCACGTATAGATAGGCGCAAGGGATTCTTGGCATTCTTGATGTTTCAAGCAATCATCTGGCTTTTCGATATGCCTTCTTTTTATTACGGATTATTAAGTGCACCTGTACGGGAGCTCCCTAAAGCAACAGATCTCCCCCTTACAATCGATTATTTTTTTTATCCAGTATTGTTTTCCATATTTTACGTCCATAAGAAAGTAAAGGGCAGTCTATGGTCTAGATTTATATACTTTTTTGTTTGGACCTCTATGATTACTTTGTATGATATTGTTATCGAGAGATATACAGATTTATTACAATATGGATTCTTAACATGGTATGGAATGTGGATTTACATTGCGTTTCTCTTTTACTTGAGTGAAGTCTGCTGTAATTGGTTCTTTAAGGACAAATACTTGTTTCAAACGGAGCGGTGGATGACTTGATGAGACTTGAATGGTGGCTCTTGTTAACGGTTTACGCAGTGGCAACAGGAATTCTTTTC
Protein-coding regions in this window:
- a CDS encoding nitrite reductase, producing MLNNVKMIKVAVNGGIGFGAKLTSKQLLTIAKYIEDDEELELTTFQQLYIEVPEDRKEEIIDEFQRVGLVCYPVGNFVKSLRTCNFCKGEEEEGMPVAKELNRRIAGKPVPFTLKVAYTGCPVGCGEPLLSDIGIMKMRDHYNLYVGGKAKGNDAEVGSLLMENLTPEELYDAVEKIIAVYSTLGKTRETFYKFLKRFGRDQLISYQYIQ
- a CDS encoding GNAT family N-acetyltransferase yields the protein MIRELYTKRLHLRKMIMTDAPKLFQIWSDPQVTEFMNITSFTNENQAIEMINLLDKLARDKKAIRYSIIQLETNELIGSCGFNVLDYENSKTEIGYDIGKPYWGNGYAPEAISALIKIAFYTLNLNRVEAKVEPANINSIKVLQKLKFTFEGTLRQAEKSKGKFIDLHIYSKLKSD
- a CDS encoding CBO0543 family protein; translated protein: MVELKKVIIGVIERNINEKIIMDARDIMHIIGQFIWILAAWRWGDWRNWKNYHSTILYIIVFSLLYDVLTYNHSLWIFSDFFLPTHTLNSLAVTFVGFSCSVVIFLSRFPENSRIKQIKYISLWIALYIGIEYFFVVIGLFHYYNGWNIWWSALLDVTLFPMLLLHYKKPLVAYLVSIPILIFYFLVFDIPISKMK
- a CDS encoding PAS domain S-box protein; its protein translation is MLNFINRFDQVFYYSPIGMALVSLDGNWLKVNPALTEITGYSEKELLSITFQDITFPDDLEADIKQVQELIEGKKEFFEMEKRYFHKNGNIVWVLLSVSIVREGDKSLYLIAQVQEITERKRLELNLIESEERFRNLLTYTPDPILVHDGDIILYANKSVSDLVGSTVQDIIGESIQEFIDPTMLDISHRLIQEILVNNQPLIDFDLKIRSKNGQILDAVLSAIPISFMGTQAILVSFRDITERKKMELALKESEDRYRRLVEYSPLGIVVHQKGTIKYANSMALRLLGTENSKDIIGLRIYNIIHPDYRISVSKRIDNIEKYGQILPPLYQKFIRFDGQEIDVEVKGIPIQLNGESAVQIVFWDVTEKKKEEDLTRYRAYHDTLTDLPNRLKFQIDLEEEINKDTSFTIIYLDLNGLKPINDSFGHQAGDVALIKVTARFTGVLGSIGLVYRLGGDEFAIVLFGHKSEEVIRELANNIAEVIKQPIYIANTIVEVSTSIGVVFYPDHGMDMDILLRHADMAMYHSKKTNTLFKIYDK
- a CDS encoding CBO0543 family protein, translated to MFMERLVLVAMWLLGFLGFILFIPRIDRRKGFLAFLMFQAIIWLFDMPSFYYGLLSAPVRELPKATDLPLTIDYFFYPVLFSIFYVHKKVKGSLWSRFIYFFVWTSMITLYDIVIERYTDLLQYGFLTWYGMWIYIAFLFYLSEVCCNWFFKDKYLFQTERWMT